One genomic window of Aulosira sp. FACHB-615 includes the following:
- a CDS encoding amidohydrolase family protein, with protein MLYGYKIIDADAHVIEPPQMWAKYLAPEFKHFAPSPDMKIQGEDIAEKISQQMREEGNRQMMQAHPHAYFHRYDAESHLQAMVQMGIDIAFLYPTYGLWLFAIDSMPAEVVGAFTRAYNTWLYEEFCSYAPDKLKGVGAINLHAPEQMVSELHRIADFGWKSVFLRPNPVKGRLLSDSAYEPFWTACEELDIAVGIHEGTHSRLPTTGADRFHTRFAMHACSHPIEQMMALLALIEGGVLERHPHLRVAFLESGCGWLPYWLWRLDEEYQNLSWEVKNHVSIKPSEYFHRQCFVAIEPAEPYLSQVIEYIGSDNLIFGSDYPHMDHQPDIVKKVVELEAQLSPETVQKIVWDNPRCFYGLA; from the coding sequence ATGTTGTACGGATACAAAATTATTGATGCTGATGCCCATGTGATTGAGCCTCCGCAGATGTGGGCTAAATATCTCGCCCCTGAATTTAAGCACTTTGCACCCTCGCCAGACATGAAAATTCAAGGCGAAGACATTGCAGAAAAGATATCCCAACAGATGCGGGAAGAGGGAAATCGCCAGATGATGCAGGCTCATCCCCATGCTTATTTTCATCGCTACGATGCAGAATCTCACCTGCAAGCAATGGTACAGATGGGGATTGATATAGCCTTTCTTTATCCCACTTATGGATTGTGGCTCTTCGCCATTGATAGTATGCCAGCAGAAGTTGTAGGAGCATTTACCCGCGCCTACAACACTTGGTTATACGAAGAATTTTGTAGCTATGCTCCAGACAAATTGAAAGGAGTAGGCGCGATTAATCTTCACGCTCCAGAGCAAATGGTGTCAGAACTACATCGCATAGCTGATTTTGGCTGGAAATCTGTCTTTTTACGCCCTAACCCCGTCAAAGGACGACTTTTGAGCGATTCTGCCTATGAGCCATTTTGGACAGCCTGCGAGGAATTAGATATAGCTGTGGGAATTCATGAAGGAACACACAGCCGCTTACCAACCACAGGTGCAGACCGATTTCATACTCGTTTTGCCATGCACGCTTGTTCTCATCCCATAGAACAGATGATGGCATTATTAGCGTTGATTGAAGGAGGCGTGTTAGAACGTCACCCTCATTTGCGGGTAGCTTTTTTAGAGTCTGGCTGTGGTTGGCTTCCTTACTGGCTTTGGCGACTGGATGAAGAGTACCAAAATTTATCTTGGGAGGTAAAAAATCATGTAAGCATCAAGCCATCAGAGTATTTCCATCGTCAGTGTTTTGTTGCCATTGAACCTGCTGAACCTTACTTATCTCAAGTTATTGAGTACATCGGTTCAGATAACTTAATTTTCGGTTCTGATTACCCCCACATGGATCATCAACCGGACATTGTGAAAAAAGTTGTAGAGCTTGAAGCGCAGTTATCTCCAGAAACAGTGCAGAAGATTGTTTGGGATAATCCCAGATGCTTTTACGGTTTGGCTTGA
- a CDS encoding AAA family ATPase, protein MNSIIHYQQTEKIYESANSLVYRGILQPENQPIILKILKENYPTPTELTRYKQEYEIIRSFNSDKIIKAYDLKRYQNSLVMLLEDFGGQSLKMLISQHRYRLPEFLTLAIKITESLAAIHTANIIHKDINTSNIVYNPSTDQLKIIDFGISTRLSAENQTVWHINQLEGTLAYIAPEQTGRMNRGIDYRSDFYSLGVTFYELLTNQLPFATNDPMELVHCHIAQHPTTPHELITSIPLTVSNIVMKLLAKIPEERYQSTWGIKADLETCLQQLNTCGQISQFPLGTQDIFDKFHIPQKLYGREQEITKLLTTFERVSQGTTEMILVSGYSGIGKTALINEIHKPITRQRGYFIQGKFDLLQRTTPYAAITQAFQHLIHQLLSESEITLKNWQHKISTALGNNGQIIIDVIPELDKIIGKQPPIEKLGATEAQIRFNLFFARFIGIFCQKEHPLVIFLDDLQWADLPSLNLIEQLITHANKQYLLIIGSYRNNEVSPTHPLITTLEQIKQTEITVNEIKLQPLAINHVNQLIADTLNCSLEYSYSLAELVTHKTDGNSFFLTQLLQGFYKEKLLFFTHPAITPTQTESKRGFWQWDIEQIQSVGITDNVVEFMVSQIEKLTNNTQNILKLAACIGNQFNLEILAIVSIKSQTVAAQALEPAINAGLIIPLSKDYQIPLLWSQEEISNDAAEISSAFIPKYPESILYKFSHDRVQQAAYSLISAAEKRAIHLQIGRLLLKNTPEDELEENIFNIVNQLNAGAELITEQFEQDELAKLNLQAAKKAKASTAYQPALKYLETGLKLLTANSWYDQYTLTWELHIETLELLYLNTKFEQFEELSTTILPQAQNILDEAKVYQLQILYYYTTFQANQAIDIAMKILSKLGTNIVQEHSDIEKKLEQQQNLIQTFLQGKNIEYLHQLPVMTDQYQIAVIQILQQIVSATHTTNFPLFVEIILAQMNLCLKYGNPPNAAYIYSTYGMLLCSIKQDVDYGYRFGNLALKLVESSNISKLEAFVVQMYYGQIWHWREHLRNVVAQNKLIHGFKVGIDTGENEFASYVAINYCLIRLFGGENLAEVEQDYQKYSVAIKNLQQQFSIFLTEIFYKLTSKLLSVETPNQLIIGSNITEEQEYLEKWIQSNSQWLILFVYFTKTFYCYLLKDYTYAAANGMQAEQYVKASSSFLTAPQHNFYSSLSFLAAYHSCDVAQQAEFLKQVDKNQESMKIWSQNCPENFQHKYNLVAAEKARILGESWQAEELYERAIQGAKKYEFIHEEALAYERAAEFYLQLGREEIGQLYLKNAYYCYTLWGAKAKIKQLEDEYPQYLTGTTNLGKVKSISTTISVTDTHGELLDLSTVIKASQALAEEIVLSKLLAKLMRIMIENAGAQKGFLLLHSDESWVIEAVGTIDSDEVTILQSIPIYSPAVSTQTSLLATTIINYVARTLENVVLNDAVNEGQFSSDPYIIATQSKSILCIPLLTQGKLSGILYLENNLTTGAFTPDRVQVLNILSSQAAISIENSRLYTTLEEKVEERTQELSQTLEILKATQEKLEFENALLKSAEEASTYDYQVGGSLPIDAPTYVVRSADRYLYKALKSGEFCYILNTRQMGKSSLMVRMRHHLQEKGFCCAAIDMTRIGNENITPEQWYKGLTVELWQAFDLLDKVNLKVWWQDRLDIAPVQRLSRFFEEVLLKEVQLPENTQPQIVIFLDEIDSVLGLDFAVNDFFSLIRSCYNQRGLNSQYKRLCFALFGVATPNDLITDYRRTPFNIGQAIQLYGFQQHEAQPLLQGIADKVSNPQAVLNEVLSWTNGQPFLTQKICQIIRSVSASVPQKTEKAWVENLIRTNIIEDWEAQDEPEHLRTIRDRILKGECDTSQILALYQQVLQLKQLSAVETPEVRELILSGLLIKQQGYLKIHNRIYESIFNNSWIEDNL, encoded by the coding sequence ATGAATAGCATAATCCATTATCAACAAACTGAGAAAATATACGAAAGTGCTAACTCCTTAGTTTATCGAGGTATTCTCCAGCCAGAAAACCAACCAATTATCCTCAAAATTCTGAAAGAAAACTACCCCACTCCCACAGAATTAACCCGATATAAACAAGAATATGAAATTATTCGTTCCTTTAACTCAGATAAAATTATTAAAGCCTATGACTTAAAGCGATATCAAAATAGTTTAGTAATGCTTTTAGAAGACTTTGGTGGTCAGTCTTTAAAAATGTTAATCTCTCAGCATCGATATAGACTACCAGAATTTCTCACCCTTGCCATCAAAATTACAGAAAGTTTAGCAGCCATACACACAGCCAATATTATCCACAAAGACATTAATACTAGCAACATAGTCTATAATCCAAGCACTGACCAATTAAAAATCATTGATTTTGGCATTTCTACCCGTTTATCCGCAGAAAATCAGACAGTTTGGCACATCAATCAATTAGAAGGAACTTTAGCTTATATTGCCCCAGAGCAAACGGGTAGAATGAACCGAGGCATAGATTACCGCAGTGATTTTTATTCTTTGGGTGTGACATTCTATGAATTATTAACCAATCAACTCCCATTTGCAACTAATGATCCGATGGAGTTAGTTCATTGTCATATCGCGCAACATCCGACAACACCCCATGAACTAATCACCTCTATTCCTTTGACAGTATCTAATATTGTCATGAAATTACTAGCAAAAATTCCAGAGGAACGATACCAAAGTACTTGGGGAATCAAAGCAGATTTAGAAACTTGTCTGCAACAATTAAATACTTGCGGACAGATTTCTCAATTTCCTTTAGGAACTCAGGATATTTTCGACAAGTTTCATATTCCGCAAAAACTGTATGGACGAGAACAGGAAATCACCAAACTATTAACTACCTTTGAGCGAGTCAGCCAAGGTACTACTGAGATGATATTGGTTTCTGGCTATTCAGGTATTGGCAAAACCGCCTTAATTAATGAAATTCACAAACCAATTACACGCCAACGTGGATATTTCATTCAGGGAAAATTTGACCTGTTGCAAAGAACTACTCCTTACGCAGCAATTACACAAGCCTTTCAACACTTAATCCATCAACTCCTCAGTGAATCGGAAATAACTTTAAAAAATTGGCAACATAAAATCTCAACAGCGTTGGGAAATAATGGTCAAATCATCATTGATGTAATTCCTGAGCTAGACAAGATTATCGGTAAACAGCCACCTATTGAAAAACTAGGAGCAACTGAAGCCCAGATTCGGTTTAACTTATTCTTTGCCAGATTTATTGGTATTTTCTGCCAAAAAGAACATCCCTTAGTTATCTTCCTTGATGATTTACAATGGGCAGATTTACCATCTTTGAATTTAATCGAGCAATTAATAACTCATGCTAACAAACAATATTTATTGATCATAGGATCATATCGCAACAATGAAGTCAGCCCTACTCATCCTTTAATAACAACCTTAGAGCAAATTAAACAGACAGAAATTACAGTTAATGAAATCAAACTGCAACCTTTAGCTATCAATCATGTTAATCAATTAATTGCTGATACTCTAAATTGTTCATTAGAATATTCGTACTCTCTAGCAGAGTTAGTTACTCACAAAACCGATGGCAATTCTTTTTTCTTGACGCAATTATTACAAGGATTTTATAAGGAAAAGCTTTTATTTTTTACTCATCCTGCAATTACTCCGACTCAAACAGAAAGTAAACGAGGATTTTGGCAATGGGATATTGAGCAAATTCAAAGTGTAGGTATAACTGATAATGTCGTTGAATTCATGGTCAGTCAAATTGAAAAACTCACTAATAATACCCAGAATATTTTAAAATTAGCTGCCTGTATAGGTAACCAATTCAATTTAGAAATACTGGCTATTGTAAGTATCAAATCTCAAACAGTTGCTGCTCAAGCACTAGAACCAGCTATCAACGCAGGATTGATTATTCCTTTAAGTAAGGATTATCAAATCCCTCTGCTATGGAGTCAGGAAGAAATATCAAATGATGCGGCTGAAATATCATCTGCTTTTATTCCCAAGTATCCTGAATCTATCCTCTACAAATTTTCCCATGATCGGGTTCAGCAAGCAGCATATAGTCTAATTTCAGCAGCCGAGAAAAGAGCTATTCATCTGCAAATCGGCCGTCTGTTGCTGAAAAACACTCCAGAAGATGAGTTAGAAGAAAATATTTTTAATATTGTGAACCAACTCAACGCCGGAGCAGAATTAATCACAGAGCAATTTGAGCAGGATGAATTAGCCAAATTAAATCTGCAAGCAGCTAAAAAAGCTAAAGCATCAACAGCTTATCAACCTGCACTTAAATATCTAGAGACGGGATTAAAACTCTTAACAGCTAATAGCTGGTATGATCAGTACACATTAACATGGGAACTGCATATAGAAACTCTAGAATTGCTGTACTTGAACACTAAATTTGAGCAATTTGAGGAGTTATCTACCACTATTTTGCCACAAGCCCAAAATATTCTCGATGAAGCCAAAGTTTATCAATTACAAATACTTTATTATTACACGACATTTCAAGCTAATCAGGCAATAGATATTGCCATGAAGATTTTAAGCAAGTTGGGAACAAATATTGTCCAAGAACACAGCGATATAGAAAAGAAACTTGAACAACAACAAAATTTAATTCAAACATTCTTACAGGGAAAAAATATTGAATATCTACATCAATTACCTGTGATGACAGATCAGTATCAAATAGCTGTTATTCAAATACTACAACAAATTGTTTCTGCTACACATACGACAAATTTTCCTTTATTTGTAGAGATTATATTAGCACAGATGAATCTCTGCTTAAAATATGGTAATCCACCGAATGCGGCTTATATATATAGTACTTATGGAATGCTTTTATGTAGCATCAAACAAGATGTTGATTATGGTTATAGGTTTGGCAATTTAGCTCTCAAGCTAGTAGAAAGCTCTAATATTAGTAAACTTGAAGCCTTTGTTGTACAGATGTATTATGGACAAATCTGGCATTGGCGAGAGCATCTCAGGAATGTAGTTGCACAAAATAAATTAATACATGGATTTAAAGTAGGTATAGATACAGGAGAAAATGAGTTTGCTTCTTATGTAGCGATAAATTATTGTTTGATCAGATTATTTGGGGGAGAAAATTTAGCAGAGGTTGAACAGGATTACCAAAAATATTCTGTAGCCATCAAAAATCTCCAGCAACAATTCTCGATATTCCTGACAGAAATATTTTATAAATTAACCAGTAAATTACTTAGTGTCGAGACTCCTAATCAGTTGATAATAGGTAGTAATATCACTGAAGAACAGGAATATTTAGAAAAGTGGATTCAGAGTAACAGTCAATGGTTAATATTGTTTGTTTATTTCACAAAGACATTTTACTGTTATCTTCTCAAGGATTATACTTATGCTGCTGCTAATGGTATGCAGGCGGAACAGTATGTCAAAGCTTCTAGCTCATTTTTAACAGCACCTCAACATAATTTCTATTCTTCTCTGAGTTTTCTTGCTGCTTATCATAGCTGTGATGTCGCACAGCAAGCAGAATTTCTCAAACAAGTAGATAAAAATCAGGAGAGTATGAAAATCTGGTCTCAAAATTGCCCAGAAAACTTTCAACATAAATATAATTTAGTGGCGGCTGAAAAAGCAAGAATTTTAGGAGAGAGTTGGCAAGCCGAAGAACTGTATGAACGAGCTATTCAAGGTGCTAAGAAATATGAATTTATCCATGAAGAAGCTTTGGCTTATGAACGAGCAGCAGAATTTTATTTACAACTAGGTAGGGAAGAAATTGGGCAATTATATCTGAAAAATGCTTACTATTGTTATACTCTCTGGGGAGCTAAAGCTAAAATCAAGCAATTAGAAGATGAATATCCACAATATTTGACTGGGACGACCAATTTAGGAAAAGTTAAAAGCATTAGTACAACTATTTCGGTTACTGATACTCATGGAGAATTACTTGACTTAAGCACAGTTATTAAAGCTTCCCAAGCTCTAGCTGAGGAAATTGTTCTTAGTAAGTTGCTGGCGAAGCTAATGAGAATTATGATTGAGAATGCAGGCGCACAAAAAGGCTTTTTGCTTTTGCATTCTGATGAGAGTTGGGTAATTGAAGCAGTAGGAACAATTGATTCTGATGAAGTTACAATCCTACAGTCTATTCCCATATATTCGCCAGCCGTTTCTACTCAAACTTCTTTGCTGGCTACTACCATCATCAACTATGTGGCTCGCACTCTAGAAAATGTAGTTCTTAATGATGCCGTCAATGAGGGACAATTTAGCAGTGACCCCTACATTATCGCCACTCAATCCAAATCAATTCTATGTATTCCCTTACTCACTCAAGGGAAACTGAGCGGCATTTTATATTTAGAAAATAATCTCACAACAGGGGCATTTACGCCAGATCGTGTCCAAGTTTTAAATATCCTGTCTAGCCAAGCGGCTATTTCTATTGAAAATTCTCGTCTCTACACCACCCTAGAAGAAAAAGTAGAAGAACGTACCCAAGAATTATCACAAACCCTAGAAATTCTCAAAGCCACTCAAGAAAAATTAGAGTTTGAAAATGCTCTGCTCAAAAGTGCTGAAGAAGCTTCAACCTATGATTATCAAGTAGGTGGTAGTTTGCCTATTGATGCGCCTACTTATGTAGTGCGTTCCGCAGACCGTTATCTCTATAAAGCATTAAAAAGTGGAGAATTTTGTTATATCCTGAATACTCGACAGATGGGGAAATCCAGTTTGATGGTAAGGATGAGGCATCATTTACAGGAAAAGGGTTTTTGTTGTGCTGCTATAGATATGACGCGAATAGGCAACGAAAACATTACCCCAGAACAATGGTATAAAGGATTAACTGTGGAATTGTGGCAAGCTTTTGACTTGTTGGACAAGGTTAATTTAAAAGTTTGGTGGCAAGACCGCTTGGATATTGCTCCTGTACAGCGATTAAGTCGATTTTTTGAGGAAGTTTTATTAAAAGAAGTACAATTACCAGAGAATACACAACCTCAAATCGTGATCTTTTTAGATGAAATTGATAGTGTTTTAGGGTTAGATTTTGCTGTTAATGACTTCTTCTCACTCATTCGTTCTTGTTATAACCAGCGTGGTCTTAATTCCCAGTATAAAAGGTTATGTTTTGCCTTATTTGGTGTTGCCACTCCTAATGATTTAATTACTGATTATCGTCGAACACCTTTCAATATTGGTCAAGCAATTCAACTGTATGGCTTCCAACAACATGAAGCCCAACCCTTGCTGCAAGGAATTGCAGACAAAGTGAGTAACCCCCAAGCCGTGCTGAATGAAGTTTTGTCCTGGACTAATGGTCAACCATTTTTAACTCAAAAGATTTGCCAGATAATTCGCAGTGTATCGGCTTCTGTCCCCCAGAAAACTGAAAAGGCATGGGTGGAAAATTTAATCCGCACAAATATCATCGAAGACTGGGAAGCCCAAGACGAACCAGAACATTTAAGGACAATACGCGATCGCATTCTCAAAGGAGAGTGTGATACTAGTCAAATATTAGCACTATATCAACAAGTTTTGCAGTTAAAACAACTGAGTGCAGTAGAAACGCCGGAAGTAAGAGAATTGATATTATCCGGCTTATTGATTAAGCAACAAGGTTATTTAAAAATCCACAACCGGATTTACGAATCGATTTTTAATAACAGTTGGATTGAAGATAATCTATAG
- a CDS encoding TOMM precursor leader peptide-binding protein produces the protein MISKLYFNPAYLIEILEMDKLLLLSEREEVVLNDLLSCQIAALIKENHYSLDEIIDIIQLSLISSQQLSPEDSHFFENLLEVSVKAQYALFQMQQKGHLVEQHDSLPANLAIFCHHLNIEPTLAAQRLQSVSVTVKTCGSVHHNELIVILKSLGIQIVDTGDVTIVLTDDYLHPELEEFNKQALHSRTPWLLVNPLGTIPWIGPIFEPDKTGCWECLAIRLRHNRPIASFIHRHKQISLSPPLGFLNSTIHTVLGMVATEIFKWIVQGENQRLAGTLITYDTLTLQIQEHILVKRPQCPSCGDQAQILDKQPLPIVLENRQKTFIYDGGHRTCSPQETLRKYQHHISPITGIVRELTKIPGNGLTHTYIAKHHFQSIFDDLHSLRQNIGGRSAGKGKTDIQAQASGFCEAIERYSGVFQGDEIRHKSSYQKLGDKAIHPNACMNFSQQQYQHREQWNTECEGWFQKVPPPFDIDREIDWTPVWSLTNQEFKYLPTAYCYYGYPQDQPDCWADSNGCAAGNTLEEAILQGFMELVERDCVALWWYNRLPKPLVNLESFCEPYFENLNKYYQAIDRQLWVLDITNDLNIPTFAAISRRTDQYVEDIILGYGAHFDPKLAISRALTEVNQILPNLLLANADGSTQYPSFGDRLAIEWWKSANVSNHPYLLPNQQTPKLYTDYPQLASNDLLEDVKLCQKIVEKNGLEMLVLDQTRPDIGLRVAKVIVPGMRHMWKRLGSGRLYDVPVKMGWLQQPLTEEQLNPYPMWM, from the coding sequence ATGATTAGCAAATTATATTTCAATCCTGCTTACCTTATTGAAATACTAGAAATGGATAAACTACTTCTTTTGTCTGAACGAGAAGAAGTTGTATTAAATGATCTGCTTTCTTGTCAAATAGCTGCTTTAATCAAAGAAAACCATTATAGTCTTGATGAAATTATTGACATCATTCAATTATCACTCATTAGCTCTCAACAATTATCTCCTGAAGATAGTCATTTTTTTGAAAATCTGCTTGAGGTTAGTGTCAAGGCTCAATATGCTTTATTTCAAATGCAACAAAAAGGTCATCTGGTAGAACAGCATGACTCACTACCTGCAAATTTAGCTATCTTTTGCCATCATCTGAATATTGAGCCTACACTAGCTGCTCAAAGATTGCAATCAGTATCTGTTACTGTTAAAACTTGTGGTTCTGTTCATCACAATGAGTTAATTGTCATCCTTAAATCTTTGGGTATTCAAATAGTAGATACTGGAGATGTCACTATAGTATTAACTGATGATTACCTGCATCCTGAACTAGAAGAATTTAATAAACAAGCTTTACATTCCCGCACTCCCTGGCTATTAGTCAATCCTTTAGGAACAATTCCGTGGATAGGGCCGATATTTGAGCCAGACAAAACAGGATGTTGGGAATGTCTAGCAATTCGCTTACGGCATAATAGACCGATCGCCAGCTTCATTCACAGACACAAACAAATTTCTTTATCTCCTCCATTGGGATTTTTAAATTCTACAATCCACACAGTATTGGGAATGGTGGCGACAGAAATATTTAAGTGGATTGTGCAAGGTGAAAATCAAAGATTAGCAGGGACTCTCATCACATACGATACTTTGACACTGCAAATCCAAGAACACATCCTTGTCAAGCGTCCCCAATGTCCTAGTTGTGGAGATCAAGCCCAGATATTAGACAAACAACCCCTACCTATTGTTTTAGAAAATCGCCAAAAAACTTTTATTTATGACGGCGGACATCGTACTTGTTCACCACAAGAAACTCTCAGAAAATATCAACATCATATTAGTCCGATTACAGGTATTGTCCGAGAATTAACGAAAATACCAGGAAATGGGTTGACGCATACATATATTGCCAAGCATCATTTTCAAAGTATTTTTGATGATTTGCATAGCTTACGTCAAAATATTGGTGGCAGGAGTGCAGGCAAAGGAAAAACAGATATTCAAGCCCAGGCGAGTGGTTTTTGTGAAGCGATAGAGAGATATTCTGGGGTATTTCAGGGAGATGAAATCAGACACAAAAGCAGTTACCAAAAACTGGGAGACAAAGCTATTCATCCTAATGCTTGTATGAATTTTAGTCAACAGCAATATCAGCATCGGGAGCAATGGAATACTGAGTGTGAAGGTTGGTTTCAAAAAGTTCCCCCACCCTTTGATATAGACAGAGAAATAGACTGGACACCAGTTTGGTCTTTAACCAATCAAGAATTCAAATATCTACCAACAGCTTACTGCTATTATGGCTATCCCCAAGATCAACCAGATTGTTGGGCAGACTCCAATGGCTGTGCGGCAGGTAATACCCTCGAAGAAGCTATTCTTCAAGGATTTATGGAATTAGTTGAACGGGATTGTGTAGCTTTATGGTGGTACAATCGCTTGCCAAAACCTCTGGTAAATTTAGAGAGTTTTTGTGAGCCTTATTTTGAAAATTTAAATAAATATTATCAAGCTATTGACAGGCAATTGTGGGTGTTAGATATTACTAATGACCTAAATATTCCTACTTTTGCTGCGATTAGTCGCAGAACTGATCAATATGTAGAAGATATTATCCTGGGATATGGCGCTCATTTTGATCCAAAACTGGCAATTAGTCGAGCTTTAACGGAAGTTAACCAAATTCTACCGAACTTGTTGTTAGCTAATGCGGATGGTAGCACTCAATATCCCTCATTTGGCGATCGCCTCGCTATTGAATGGTGGAAATCTGCGAATGTTTCCAACCACCCTTATCTACTTCCTAATCAACAAACTCCTAAACTCTATACAGATTATCCCCAACTGGCCAGTAACGACCTCCTAGAAGATGTCAAGCTTTGCCAAAAAATAGTGGAAAAAAATGGTCTAGAAATGCTCGTTCTCGATCAGACTCGCCCTGACATTGGACTGAGAGTAGCCAAAGTAATTGTACCGGGAATGCGCCATATGTGGAAACGTTTAGGTTCAGGAAGGCTTTATGATGTTCCCGTAAAAATGGGTTGGTTGCAACAGCCTCTGACAGAAGAACAACTCAACCCCTATCCAATGTGGATGTAA
- a CDS encoding putative toxin-antitoxin system toxin component, PIN family: MKYIVVFDTNILLSALFSQKGSPFRCLALAKIGQVESVLCREILDEFAEKLLIKFKFSQEKAQLAIQEIEDFSRLVTISGKLKAVPNDPDDDMVIECAIAGKARHIVTGDKHLLSLGSYEGISIIRASELLLLLSQI; encoded by the coding sequence GTGAAGTATATAGTTGTTTTTGATACTAATATTCTCCTTTCTGCCCTATTCTCCCAAAAAGGCAGTCCTTTTCGCTGTTTAGCTCTAGCTAAAATAGGACAAGTTGAATCAGTTTTATGTCGAGAAATTTTAGATGAATTTGCGGAAAAACTGTTAATTAAGTTCAAATTCTCTCAAGAAAAGGCACAATTAGCTATTCAAGAGATTGAAGATTTTTCTCGCTTGGTAACTATTTCTGGCAAGCTTAAAGCTGTTCCTAATGATCCAGATGATGACATGGTTATTGAGTGTGCGATCGCTGGAAAAGCCCGCCATATTGTTACAGGGGATAAACATCTTTTATCATTAGGATCTTATGAAGGCATTTCCATCATCAGGGCATCTGAATTGTTGTTATTGCTATCTCAGATATAA
- a CDS encoding AAA-like domain-containing protein encodes MYFDLDEAVKIANQAVFTKFCRKLSDIEIIVLKGAWERYAYDQIAARHQYATSYISQDVAPKLWNLLTEALGEKVRKSNFKEALQRNWDNTFNSPSYLQIPESITPKNIQENHTHKAAKPATCLRQSQQNLAVPELYVERLAIEFLCYETLLQPGSLIRIKAPKLMGKTSLMERVLGKVAKENYRTASLSLEMADRQTHLTNLNKFLRWFCLNLSRELKLPNQLDQYWDEEGMGAKVSCTTYLEEYLLPANESPLVIYLDDVDALFPYPEVYEDFFGLLRSWYEKARSRPNWKKLRIAIAHATDVYIRLNINQSPFNVGLPIELPELTRDQAQEFAGQYGLVGDELLIESLMQLVGGHPYLLQQAFSHLKTYPHITLEQLLAEAVTDAGIYRHHLREYWLSLQHEPKLMAAFEKVVTSTKPVRLETISAYQLQSMGLVKLVGNEVEPRCQLYRSYFSDVIRNSIKLNN; translated from the coding sequence ATGTATTTTGACTTAGATGAGGCAGTTAAAATTGCTAATCAAGCAGTTTTTACTAAGTTCTGTAGAAAGTTAAGTGACATTGAAATCATTGTCCTTAAAGGAGCTTGGGAACGATACGCATACGATCAAATTGCAGCTAGACATCAGTATGCAACAAGCTATATTAGTCAAGATGTTGCACCAAAGCTCTGGAATTTGCTCACAGAAGCTCTGGGAGAAAAAGTCCGCAAAAGTAACTTTAAAGAAGCTTTGCAACGGAATTGGGATAATACATTTAACTCCCCATCTTACTTACAAATCCCAGAATCAATAACTCCTAAAAATATACAAGAAAATCACACTCACAAAGCAGCAAAACCAGCGACCTGCTTACGTCAAAGTCAACAAAATTTAGCTGTTCCAGAATTATATGTGGAGCGATTAGCAATTGAATTTCTCTGCTATGAAACTCTGTTACAACCTGGTTCTCTGATTCGGATTAAAGCACCTAAATTAATGGGTAAAACCTCCCTCATGGAACGAGTGTTAGGTAAAGTGGCAAAAGAAAACTATCGGACGGCTAGTTTAAGTTTAGAGATGGCAGATCGGCAAACTCATCTGACTAACCTGAATAAATTTTTGCGTTGGTTTTGTCTCAATCTCAGCCGAGAACTCAAATTACCCAATCAGTTAGATCAGTATTGGGATGAAGAAGGTATGGGTGCTAAGGTAAGTTGCACAACTTATTTAGAAGAATACCTCTTGCCTGCCAATGAAAGTCCCCTAGTTATCTACCTAGATGACGTGGATGCGCTTTTCCCTTATCCTGAAGTTTATGAAGACTTTTTTGGGTTGTTGCGTTCTTGGTATGAAAAAGCCAGAAGTCGTCCAAATTGGAAAAAGCTCCGGATAGCGATCGCTCATGCTACGGATGTTTATATTCGCTTGAATATTAATCAATCACCTTTTAATGTAGGATTACCCATTGAATTACCAGAACTAACTAGAGATCAGGCACAAGAATTTGCAGGGCAATATGGATTAGTTGGAGATGAACTATTAATAGAATCCTTAATGCAATTGGTAGGTGGTCATCCTTATCTGTTGCAGCAGGCATTTTCTCATCTCAAAACTTATCCCCATATCACCCTGGAACAATTATTAGCAGAGGCGGTAACAGATGCAGGTATTTATCGTCATCATTTGCGAGAATATTGGTTGAGTTTACAACATGAACCAAAACTCATGGCAGCATTTGAAAAAGTGGTTACTTCGACGAAACCAGTTAGATTGGAAACCATCTCAGCTTATCAATTGCAGAGTATGGGTTTGGTAAAGCTGGTAGGTAATGAAGTAGAGCCACGTTGTCAATTGTATCGTAGTTATTTTAGTGATGTGATTAGAAATTCTATCAAGTTGAACAACTAA